In the Ferribacterium limneticum genome, GCCGAAGCCGGTGATCGGCAAGGCATTCGATACCTGGGTCTGTTTCCACGAATGTCCCAACGGCGAAATCCCAGGCATCATTCCCGACATCAAGGCATGGGCAAAGGCCAATGGTTGGCCAGTACCCAAACCACCCAAGAAACAACCGATGTTCCCCGACCGCGAATTCAAGCGCGGCGAGTTTGTCGATTGATTTCTGGCAGACAGCCCTGCAATCCGACCCCACCATTTGCATTCAGGCGATGATCAATCCAGACGAAAGCTTTGACCCGGCACACGCGATGTACGGTATTCGCCTGATGGCCCTGAAAGGTCGTGCCCCGGGCTATCTCGTAAAAATCGAGCGGCGTCATGTCGGATATACCCAATGGTTCGGCTTCGCCCTCTGTGGCGGTCAGGCGGCAGCCCTGATTGCAGCTCAAGCATGGCGCGATGAACAAACTCGCCGACTGGAACCACTGACCAAGCAAGAGTTTGTCTCGCAGATTCGGCCCAACAACACCTCTGGTGCCGCTGGCGTCGTGCGGACAACTCAACGCACCAAAAAGCGCTCGGGGCAGATCTGGTCAGCCGATTATTGGGTTGCCAGACCGCCTCGGGGAATCAAGGTCGGCGCCCGCTATTTCTCGATATCCAGGCATGGTGAGGAAG is a window encoding:
- a CDS encoding AP2/ERF family transcription factor, with translation MSIDFWQTALQSDPTICIQAMINPDESFDPAHAMYGIRLMALKGRAPGYLVKIERRHVGYTQWFGFALCGGQAAALIAAQAWRDEQTRRLEPLTKQEFVSQIRPNNTSGAAGVVRTTQRTKKRSGQIWSADYWVARPPRGIKVGARYFSISRHGEEGAKMLAFAARQEMETLCNGYHAPHVPEAFQLGAG